A stretch of the Balneola vulgaris DSM 17893 genome encodes the following:
- a CDS encoding amidohydrolase has protein sequence MKSERIIITNAKVYTLAWDDPALDGTPANNAPFQNGKWIADAEAIVIEDNEILFVGTNSEALSYKHEHTSIVDVQGSTVIPGLVDSHAHPYYFGEDLGKIDLTGISDKTVLLNTLKAKAGDVAEGEWVLGFGYDEGNLSVDKLPTKSELSEVFPNNPVFVIGTHGFTSIANEKALELANINAQTEAPVGGEIKKDENGDPNGIFVNNAAELIEEILPTKTDEDYKEIALYGMKVLAESGYTAWHDAGTNSNYMRAFLTLEKENKAQLRVYTMIQATDTLLMQEWLAKGPVVNTRVMVSVNAVKAYYDASLGQRGALMIDDYSDKAGHRGVSGDDYGFDQDLVAQMMKKGFQVGIHAIGDAGNRDMLDFYASVFEQNPSLKNNRYRIEHAQVVHPDDFQKFKDLNLIVSMEPPHMAEDMNWAEDRVGSERIKGAYAWRTFREHEVPITFNSDLTGSDHNIFYGLYAAITRKNKNREPEGGWYAEQKLSAEEALRAYTTWSAYAAFKEEVKGTIEVGKLADLTIMNIDVLNVGEQNPEALWDGQILGTIVNGKWVYSTFN, from the coding sequence ATGAAGTCAGAACGAATTATCATCACGAATGCAAAAGTATACACCTTAGCTTGGGATGACCCCGCTTTAGATGGTACCCCCGCTAACAATGCCCCCTTCCAAAATGGAAAATGGATTGCCGATGCTGAAGCTATTGTAATTGAAGACAATGAAATTCTATTTGTAGGCACTAACAGCGAAGCATTGAGCTACAAACACGAACATACATCTATCGTTGATGTTCAAGGTTCTACTGTGATTCCTGGTTTAGTAGACTCCCATGCCCACCCCTATTATTTTGGAGAAGATTTAGGGAAAATTGATTTAACAGGTATCAGCGATAAAACAGTACTCTTGAATACCTTAAAAGCGAAGGCAGGTGATGTAGCCGAAGGTGAATGGGTGTTGGGTTTTGGCTATGATGAGGGGAATCTTTCGGTTGATAAACTACCAACCAAATCAGAACTATCTGAAGTATTCCCCAACAACCCGGTATTTGTGATTGGTACTCACGGTTTCACTTCCATTGCGAATGAGAAAGCACTAGAATTAGCCAATATCAACGCGCAAACTGAAGCACCAGTGGGTGGTGAAATCAAGAAAGATGAAAATGGGGATCCAAACGGAATATTTGTAAATAATGCAGCTGAGCTAATTGAGGAAATTCTACCTACTAAAACAGATGAAGACTATAAAGAAATTGCTCTGTATGGCATGAAAGTGTTAGCTGAATCAGGATATACCGCATGGCATGATGCGGGTACTAATAGTAATTATATGAGAGCCTTTTTGACTCTTGAAAAAGAGAATAAAGCCCAACTAAGAGTATATACCATGATTCAAGCCACGGATACCCTGTTAATGCAGGAATGGCTTGCTAAAGGCCCCGTTGTTAATACCCGAGTCATGGTTTCGGTTAATGCCGTGAAAGCCTATTACGATGCCTCTTTGGGACAACGGGGAGCATTGATGATAGATGATTACTCCGACAAAGCTGGGCATCGCGGTGTGAGTGGCGATGATTATGGTTTTGATCAAGATTTGGTTGCTCAAATGATGAAAAAGGGATTCCAAGTGGGTATTCATGCAATTGGTGATGCCGGCAACAGAGACATGTTAGATTTTTATGCTTCTGTATTTGAGCAGAACCCATCACTTAAAAACAATCGGTATCGCATTGAACACGCTCAAGTGGTTCACCCTGATGACTTTCAGAAGTTCAAAGATTTGAACCTAATAGTATCTATGGAACCACCACATATGGCGGAAGACATGAATTGGGCCGAAGACAGAGTGGGCAGTGAACGTATTAAAGGGGCTTATGCTTGGCGTACCTTTAGAGAACATGAGGTCCCAATCACCTTTAATTCTGATCTTACAGGTTCCGATCATAATATCTTTTATGGATTGTACGCCGCAATCACTCGTAAAAATAAGAACCGCGAACCCGAAGGTGGTTGGTATGCTGAACAGAAATTAAGTGCTGAAGAAGCCTTAAGAGCATATACCACTTGGTCGGCTTACGCTGCTTTTAAAGAAGAGGTAAAAGGAACCATCGAAGTGGGTAAACTAGCCGATTTAACAATCATGAATATCGATGTATTAAATGTGGGAGAACAAAATCCAGAGGCTCTTTGGGATGGGCAAATACTTGGTACTATAGTGAATGGCAAGTGGGTGTATTCAACCTTTAATTAA
- a CDS encoding class I SAM-dependent methyltransferase produces the protein MKSENADYDRIASNLRNPEGEYGLEIADMMNETNAGMIHNTLNQLALNEHQSVLELGPGNGRHCLDLLRNFPSLSYKGLDISETMIAKAQSLNAVFVESGNAEFIQYDGTHFPFKDQFFDHIFTVNTIYFWEHPSPLAQEIYRVCKPNAKLAICYADAEFMKTLPFTQKGYTYYQCSEVEELLSTAGFRNITHEQHAEEVIAKDGTPTQRTYYITTAHR, from the coding sequence ATGAAATCAGAAAATGCAGATTATGATCGCATTGCTAGCAATTTGAGAAACCCCGAGGGTGAATACGGGTTAGAAATTGCAGATATGATGAATGAGACCAATGCTGGAATGATTCATAATACATTGAATCAGTTAGCCCTGAATGAGCACCAATCTGTATTAGAATTGGGTCCTGGAAATGGACGGCATTGCCTGGACTTGTTAAGAAACTTCCCTTCTCTTAGCTACAAAGGATTAGATATTTCTGAGACCATGATTGCAAAAGCACAGAGCCTTAATGCAGTGTTTGTAGAATCGGGAAATGCAGAATTTATACAGTATGATGGTACTCATTTCCCTTTCAAAGACCAGTTTTTTGATCATATATTTACAGTGAATACGATTTATTTTTGGGAGCATCCGTCACCATTAGCACAAGAGATTTATAGAGTATGTAAGCCTAATGCAAAATTGGCAATATGCTATGCGGATGCTGAGTTCATGAAAACACTCCCCTTCACCCAAAAAGGGTATACTTACTATCAATGCAGTGAAGTAGAAGAACTTTTATCAACTGCTGGCTTCAGAAACATCACTCATGAGCAACATGCTGAAGAAGTAATTGCCAAAGATGGCACCCCAACACAGCGAACATATTATATCACAACTGCTCATCGGTAA